A genomic segment from Prosthecobacter debontii encodes:
- a CDS encoding type III-B CRISPR module-associated Cmr3 family protein — MNTLLLAPTDVLFFRDGRPMTNSLSGHAAAWPLPHIISHALHAALHRAEFDGVHQHRHGSVADSPGRRERKFGSLVNAGPFPVCTAEGTQTWYFPRPLDAGLPASIQTTFLPLHPFDTTLSSLPQPLCYPVANTREADKVQPECWFSRQAFEHYIASPQVGRDADKLDPEVDFKKDEAFAKAEYTVGIGMDAETGTQDGERIYSASYLRLRRDWCLGTLAEAQDKDFYDEKHGHDLIRALLNGHGMEIIAGGQQRVCTATLHATQGAVLPLPRGQRTDFASAITPRDSQKRWLVKWVLLTPAIWPEIEPGRSNHGTERRSHPGGWLPNWIDGKNGKVLLQIVTAEERARRRRLNYEGKGYATDENAAAIPARLVAAMVDKPLTITGYALPHEAAARAHGGAKSTHLAAPAGSVYYFEAESPEAATALADVLNWHGASAGTELKNRRSTLMGEKGYGLGVCGTWDFTKAAFHS, encoded by the coding sequence ATGAATACCCTTCTCCTTGCCCCGACTGACGTTCTTTTTTTTCGCGATGGCCGTCCGATGACCAACTCGCTCTCCGGCCATGCCGCAGCTTGGCCACTGCCGCATATCATCAGCCACGCCTTGCATGCGGCCCTGCATCGGGCGGAGTTCGATGGCGTTCATCAGCACCGACATGGCAGCGTGGCGGATTCTCCAGGCAGGAGGGAGCGCAAATTCGGTTCCTTGGTCAATGCCGGACCTTTTCCCGTCTGCACAGCAGAGGGCACCCAGACCTGGTATTTTCCACGGCCTCTCGATGCCGGGCTACCAGCCAGCATCCAAACCACTTTCCTGCCGCTACATCCGTTTGACACCACGCTATCCAGCCTGCCTCAGCCACTGTGTTACCCGGTAGCCAATACCCGGGAGGCTGACAAGGTCCAACCCGAGTGCTGGTTCAGCCGCCAAGCCTTCGAGCACTACATCGCCTCTCCGCAGGTGGGGCGGGATGCGGATAAACTCGATCCGGAGGTGGATTTCAAAAAAGACGAGGCCTTTGCCAAGGCCGAATACACGGTCGGGATCGGTATGGATGCCGAAACGGGCACCCAGGATGGCGAGCGCATTTACTCGGCCAGCTACCTGCGGCTGCGTCGTGACTGGTGTCTGGGCACACTGGCGGAGGCACAGGACAAAGACTTCTATGACGAGAAGCATGGCCATGATCTCATACGCGCCCTGTTGAATGGCCATGGCATGGAGATCATCGCAGGTGGGCAGCAGCGCGTCTGCACCGCCACCCTGCATGCCACCCAAGGCGCGGTGCTGCCATTGCCGCGAGGTCAACGCACCGACTTTGCCTCCGCCATCACTCCACGGGATTCCCAAAAGCGCTGGCTGGTCAAATGGGTCCTGCTGACTCCCGCCATCTGGCCAGAGATCGAACCGGGACGCTCCAACCATGGCACCGAGCGCAGGTCCCATCCAGGGGGCTGGCTGCCTAACTGGATTGATGGCAAAAACGGCAAAGTGCTGCTCCAGATCGTCACGGCGGAAGAACGGGCGCGCCGACGCAGGCTAAACTATGAAGGCAAGGGTTATGCCACAGACGAAAATGCTGCGGCCATCCCGGCCAGGCTTGTAGCAGCCATGGTGGACAAGCCTCTCACCATCACGGGCTATGCCCTCCCTCATGAAGCCGCCGCCCGTGCCCATGGAGGGGCCAAGTCCACCCATCTGGCGGCTCCTGCCGGCTCCGTTTACTACTTTGAAGCCGAGTCCCCCGAAGCCGCCACGGCCCTGGCCGATGTTCTGAACTGGCATGGGGCCAGCGCAGGCACCGAGCTCAAAAATCGCCGGAGCACTCTGATGGGCGAGAAGGGCTACGGGCTGGGTGTTTGTGGAACTTGGGATTTCACAAAAGCGGCCTTCCATTCCTAA
- the cmr6 gene encoding type III-B CRISPR module RAMP protein Cmr6: MPRIALAPDVTALIGPFADKVENRSLLLDKFIFHKSWPVEEDERGRTVKWDDASRWSFMRLADNGGAVLRAEVIKLRRDAEGRNIEPDNRERKLAQAKIAEQLSQISAPGKDIAELRARHTRRFLTLFQNGQSDRGAFLIGKLEGRLAINLADGLIQNANICLDRLLGLPYIPGAAVKGACRHAALEELRQAKGEDRARLFRLVLKIFGATEADFTPPRKAGGGKKEKPAGDLHAYLDLTQPVDLKGAISFLPAWPTDTPQIVVDLTNVHTPAYYGGDKREKIAPGDLAGLAKEAPRPNPFPVVEAGAHFAFSLVLNGMDDDAALLAQAVTWLRTALTVRGLGAKTSAGYGWFSLDDAALQAVKAAAQADADATAKQAAEIAANTARAQAEAERLTAMSPEEREMDALLRLNTEAFALFAKTLAEKTEIQQRAFLRLLIQNKEKRERWKTWKKNKPEIAKIIEEVRSQLGAPALP; this comes from the coding sequence ATGCCTCGCATCGCCCTCGCTCCCGATGTCACCGCCTTGATCGGCCCCTTTGCAGACAAGGTGGAAAACCGGTCCCTGCTGCTGGACAAATTCATCTTTCACAAAAGCTGGCCCGTCGAAGAGGATGAACGAGGCCGCACGGTGAAATGGGATGACGCCTCCCGCTGGAGCTTCATGCGACTGGCAGACAATGGTGGCGCGGTGCTGCGGGCGGAGGTCATCAAGCTCCGACGCGACGCGGAGGGAAGGAACATCGAACCCGACAACCGCGAACGTAAACTCGCCCAGGCTAAGATTGCCGAGCAGCTCAGCCAGATCTCCGCGCCTGGAAAGGACATCGCCGAACTGCGTGCCCGGCACACCCGGCGGTTTCTCACCCTGTTCCAGAACGGACAGTCAGACCGTGGAGCCTTCCTGATCGGCAAGCTAGAAGGCCGCCTAGCCATCAATCTAGCAGACGGTCTGATCCAGAATGCCAACATCTGTCTCGACCGCCTCCTAGGCCTGCCCTACATCCCGGGGGCCGCCGTCAAAGGGGCCTGTCGGCATGCGGCCCTGGAGGAATTGCGCCAGGCTAAAGGCGAGGATCGTGCGCGCCTCTTCCGCCTCGTTTTGAAGATCTTTGGTGCCACCGAAGCTGACTTTACCCCTCCCCGTAAAGCTGGCGGTGGCAAAAAGGAAAAACCGGCTGGGGATCTGCATGCTTATCTGGATCTCACCCAACCTGTCGATTTGAAAGGCGCTATCTCCTTTCTCCCAGCTTGGCCCACAGACACGCCCCAGATCGTGGTGGATCTGACCAATGTCCACACTCCGGCTTATTACGGTGGGGACAAGCGCGAGAAAATTGCACCTGGCGATCTGGCTGGACTGGCCAAAGAAGCCCCGCGCCCCAATCCCTTTCCCGTGGTCGAGGCGGGAGCACATTTCGCCTTTTCCCTGGTGCTCAATGGCATGGACGACGATGCCGCACTGCTGGCCCAGGCCGTGACCTGGCTGCGCACCGCCCTGACCGTGCGCGGGCTCGGGGCCAAGACCTCCGCTGGGTATGGCTGGTTTTCCCTGGATGACGCTGCCCTCCAAGCGGTGAAGGCTGCTGCCCAAGCAGACGCAGATGCTACCGCCAAACAGGCGGCGGAGATTGCCGCGAACACCGCACGCGCTCAGGCTGAGGCAGAGCGGCTCACGGCCATGTCTCCAGAGGAGCGTGAGATGGATGCCCTCCTGCGGCTGAACACGGAGGCCTTTGCCCTCTTTGCCAAAACGCTGGCCGAGAAGACCGAGATCCAGCAGCGGGCATTTCTCCGTCTGCTCATCCAGAACAAGGAGAAGCGTGAGCGCTGGAAGACCTGGAAGAAGAACAAACCCGAAATCGCCAAAATCATCGAGGAAGTCCGCAGCCAACTGGGTGCCCCGGCCCTGCCTTGA
- a CDS encoding RAMP superfamily CRISPR-associated protein — protein sequence MSPVSYELEFITPLFSKGMYEDLPEVRPPSIRGQLHAWFRTLGYTYADEKAIFGGVTGDPIASKVVLRVSGVTGRTDRRDTLPHKHGRGNEASPKMCYLPGTRFTLHVLPRLGGLESRQQQQLDATLEAWLLMGALGLRTTRGAGSFIWRPASDTLAPQPPQSFADYEQRCQTLLASAHARFALLGQEYSSAESARRDCSDTIGGRDDRRSQDSLTAIRDPLGCIRPQRKTSPLRFRVVGLEGKFRIAALWDTRVEVTHNALSDLQGAIQGLITKDKPIGHQLAASSLAR from the coding sequence ATGTCACCTGTTTCCTATGAGCTGGAGTTCATCACCCCGCTGTTTAGCAAGGGCATGTATGAGGATCTACCGGAGGTCCGCCCACCCTCCATCCGTGGACAGCTTCACGCCTGGTTCCGCACTCTTGGTTATACCTATGCTGATGAAAAAGCGATTTTTGGCGGCGTCACCGGAGATCCCATCGCTAGCAAGGTCGTGCTGCGTGTCTCTGGAGTGACTGGCCGGACGGATCGGCGGGACACCCTGCCGCACAAGCATGGCCGTGGCAATGAGGCCAGCCCGAAGATGTGTTATCTACCCGGCACCCGCTTCACCCTGCATGTCCTACCGCGACTGGGCGGTCTCGAGTCTCGTCAGCAGCAGCAGCTTGACGCCACCCTGGAGGCCTGGCTGCTCATGGGGGCTCTGGGGCTGCGGACCACACGCGGGGCAGGCAGTTTCATCTGGCGACCCGCCTCTGACACCTTAGCACCCCAGCCTCCTCAGTCCTTTGCCGACTATGAGCAGCGTTGTCAGACTCTCCTCGCATCCGCTCATGCCCGCTTTGCATTGTTAGGCCAGGAATACAGCAGCGCCGAGTCCGCGCGGAGGGATTGCTCAGACACCATCGGCGGGCGTGATGACCGCCGCTCTCAGGACAGCCTCACCGCTATTCGTGATCCGCTGGGCTGCATCCGCCCACAGCGGAAAACCTCTCCCCTGCGTTTCCGCGTCGTCGGGCTGGAGGGAAAATTCCGCATCGCCGCCCTGTGGGATACCCGCGTGGAAGTGACACACAATGCTTTGTCCGACCTCCAGGGTGCCATCCAGGGACTGATTACCAAGGATAAGCCCATTGGTCATCAACTCGCCGCATCCTCCCTGGCCAGGTAA
- a CDS encoding DUF1501 domain-containing protein, whose protein sequence is MKNSKHKDHFDTRRNFLCRSACGALGVTSIVNTLAHLRLVQSAMAQSAPSDYKAIICLFLYGGNDSNNTLVPLDGSARTNYESARPVGHPIHIPVSGTGAALPLTAPSGGFGQSSATQFGVHPNMGNVQSMFNSGDLAFVANVGTLVQPITRSQYIAVPRSVPVPPQLFSHSDQQLQWQSSLPDRPFQNGWGGRAADLLTAANVNPASNVSMNISISGQNSFQVGSSVVQYAVSTSGVVGLSGYSSSSPYFGPGTYGHAANYDVSPVAYSPNDAGKTLKALDTITKLTRMQLGETESHYQHHLEEGYNEVMKRARDNEAIVGSALGGSTTSIDTAFTNAFPGVTTLPDVANQLKMVARLIQGRSSLGNNRQIFFVSMNGFDTHQNQPTDHGNLMGNLDKSLKGFKDAIAAVDPSLWDDVLLFTHSDFTRTLQPNGNETGSGTDHGWGGHQIVMGGPVIGQRIYGTFPDLARAAGQDVDSNRGRWIPTTAVDQYASVAAKWFMSEGTNYVSGVTGTDINTIFPNLGRFQNIGTIPSNLGFVDFTA, encoded by the coding sequence ATGAAAAACAGCAAGCATAAGGATCACTTCGATACTCGGCGGAACTTCCTCTGCCGCTCCGCCTGTGGCGCCCTCGGCGTCACCAGCATTGTCAATACCCTGGCTCACCTACGCCTCGTCCAGAGCGCCATGGCCCAGAGTGCTCCCTCGGATTACAAGGCCATCATCTGCCTCTTCCTCTATGGGGGCAATGACTCCAACAACACCTTGGTTCCTCTGGATGGCTCCGCACGGACCAACTATGAAAGCGCACGCCCCGTCGGCCACCCCATTCACATTCCGGTGAGTGGGACCGGCGCGGCTTTGCCTCTCACCGCCCCCTCCGGAGGCTTTGGTCAAAGCTCGGCGACTCAGTTCGGCGTGCACCCCAACATGGGGAATGTGCAAAGCATGTTCAATAGCGGGGACCTGGCCTTTGTCGCCAACGTCGGCACCTTGGTCCAGCCCATCACCCGCTCCCAATACATCGCCGTGCCTCGCTCCGTGCCCGTGCCACCTCAGCTCTTTTCGCACAGCGATCAGCAGCTTCAGTGGCAGAGCAGCTTGCCGGATCGCCCCTTCCAAAACGGTTGGGGTGGCCGCGCCGCCGATCTGCTCACCGCAGCCAATGTGAATCCGGCCAGCAATGTCTCGATGAACATTTCCATTTCCGGACAAAACTCCTTCCAGGTGGGCAGCTCGGTCGTTCAATACGCCGTGAGCACCAGCGGTGTGGTGGGACTCTCGGGCTACAGCTCGAGCAGTCCTTATTTCGGTCCTGGCACGTATGGGCACGCCGCTAACTACGATGTGTCACCCGTCGCCTACTCACCGAACGATGCTGGGAAGACCCTGAAAGCGCTGGACACCATCACCAAGCTGACACGCATGCAGTTAGGTGAAACCGAAAGCCACTACCAGCACCACCTGGAAGAAGGCTACAACGAAGTGATGAAACGCGCCCGAGACAACGAAGCCATCGTTGGCAGCGCCCTGGGCGGCTCCACCACCTCCATTGACACCGCCTTCACCAATGCCTTCCCCGGAGTCACCACTCTGCCGGATGTCGCCAACCAACTCAAAATGGTCGCTCGTCTCATTCAGGGACGTTCCTCGCTGGGTAACAACCGTCAGATCTTCTTTGTGAGCATGAACGGCTTTGATACTCATCAAAACCAGCCCACCGATCATGGCAACCTCATGGGCAATCTCGACAAGTCTCTCAAAGGCTTTAAAGATGCCATCGCCGCCGTCGATCCCTCCCTCTGGGATGATGTGCTGCTCTTCACCCACTCTGATTTCACCCGCACGCTCCAGCCCAATGGCAACGAGACCGGCTCTGGGACAGACCACGGGTGGGGCGGTCACCAGATCGTCATGGGTGGCCCTGTGATCGGTCAGCGCATCTATGGCACCTTCCCCGACCTGGCCCGTGCTGCGGGTCAAGATGTGGACAGTAACCGCGGACGCTGGATTCCCACCACGGCGGTGGATCAATACGCCTCGGTCGCAGCCAAGTGGTTCATGAGTGAAGGCACCAACTATGTCTCCGGAGTCACCGGCACCGACATCAACACGATCTTCCCGAATCTGGGCCGCTTCCAAAACATCGGCACCATCCCCAGCAATCTCGGCTTCGTGGACTTCACCGCCTAA
- the cas10 gene encoding type III-B CRISPR-associated protein Cas10/Cmr2, with product MSSTEQSLPHLLRFQIGPVQDFIAQARNTRDLWSGSFLLSWLAATGIRHLRKQRGAEFIFPNPEHQPLLNELFRAKDLKTLLTPSLPNIFVALLREGDARQIAKETADAITREWKNIATAVWDEGRSLGLRDRVKERFDSQVDRHLSITWQATPVTGDDLPAYPRDYRLNSRQLDAVRQTRDFRAWNSGGWQTTDCEKDSLSGREEAVVGGPDWHDSVSERYQRFFKHPNDHLGAVNLIKRVWHQAYLSKKEAFAEPIQKFKIRSTLAIASRGKQTSDDEDVSLTTSEKYLAAIAFDGDSMGKWMSGEFLEEEADLRGHHRAFSTCLSHFATNKVRDIVEKDHAGFLIYAGGDDVVALVPADEALACSRAIREAFRAATAEIQGRDQDKRPIQPDASAGIAIAHYKTPLQDLIRAAQAAEKKAKNNGRSAFSVTLMKRSGEGETWGAKWDSGGLELHEDISAAMSQGHLSGRFPHRVSELLEPYQTVDSHTGRYPNDPHFKAHSIISLEFAHVLDRQNPGKTALPLATDLTRYLQKIGDDPQTCLRDVIGLCKTVVFTRRNRAPSASLTPQD from the coding sequence ATGTCATCGACTGAACAATCGCTTCCTCACCTTTTGCGTTTCCAGATCGGGCCTGTTCAGGACTTCATCGCTCAGGCACGTAACACACGTGATCTCTGGAGTGGTAGCTTCCTGTTGAGTTGGCTCGCGGCCACGGGAATCCGCCATCTGCGAAAGCAAAGAGGAGCCGAGTTCATCTTCCCCAACCCGGAACATCAGCCGCTTTTGAATGAACTCTTCCGGGCAAAAGATCTGAAAACCCTCCTGACGCCGAGCCTTCCGAACATCTTTGTCGCCCTCCTCAGAGAAGGGGATGCCAGACAAATCGCGAAGGAGACAGCCGACGCCATCACCAGGGAGTGGAAGAACATCGCTACCGCCGTGTGGGATGAAGGCCGTTCTTTGGGTTTACGTGACCGTGTCAAAGAGCGCTTTGATTCCCAGGTGGATCGTCACCTGTCCATCACATGGCAGGCCACACCCGTCACAGGCGATGACCTCCCGGCCTATCCCCGTGACTACCGGCTCAACAGCCGACAGCTCGATGCGGTCAGGCAAACCCGGGATTTTCGGGCCTGGAACTCAGGCGGCTGGCAGACGACCGACTGTGAGAAAGACAGCCTCAGTGGCCGGGAGGAGGCAGTCGTGGGCGGCCCAGACTGGCACGACTCCGTGTCTGAAAGGTATCAAAGGTTTTTCAAACACCCCAACGACCATCTCGGCGCAGTGAACCTTATCAAGAGGGTTTGGCACCAAGCTTATCTGTCGAAAAAAGAGGCCTTTGCAGAGCCTATCCAAAAGTTCAAAATCCGCAGCACCCTCGCCATCGCTTCACGCGGCAAACAAACCAGTGACGATGAAGATGTCAGCCTAACAACAAGTGAAAAATACCTCGCCGCCATTGCCTTCGATGGCGACTCCATGGGCAAATGGATGAGCGGGGAGTTCCTCGAGGAGGAGGCAGATCTGCGGGGACATCACCGGGCATTCAGCACCTGCCTCAGTCATTTTGCGACGAACAAAGTCCGTGACATTGTGGAGAAGGACCATGCTGGCTTTCTCATTTACGCTGGCGGTGACGATGTCGTGGCCCTCGTCCCGGCGGATGAAGCGCTGGCGTGTAGCAGGGCGATTCGTGAGGCCTTCCGGGCAGCGACAGCCGAGATTCAGGGACGAGATCAAGACAAGCGTCCCATTCAGCCAGATGCCTCCGCCGGCATTGCCATCGCGCATTATAAAACCCCGTTGCAGGACTTGATCCGGGCAGCTCAGGCCGCCGAGAAAAAAGCCAAAAACAACGGCCGTTCCGCTTTCTCCGTCACATTGATGAAACGCAGCGGCGAGGGAGAGACTTGGGGAGCCAAGTGGGACAGCGGTGGCTTGGAACTGCACGAAGACATTTCAGCCGCGATGTCTCAGGGGCACCTCAGCGGCCGCTTCCCACATCGAGTGTCCGAGTTGTTGGAGCCTTATCAGACCGTGGATTCCCACACGGGCCGTTATCCCAATGATCCGCATTTTAAGGCTCACTCCATCATTTCACTGGAGTTCGCTCATGTCCTGGATCGCCAAAACCCAGGCAAGACAGCCCTGCCGCTCGCGACTGATTTGACACGCTATCTCCAAAAGATCGGTGACGACCCGCAAACCTGCCTCCGCGACGTCATCGGCCTCTGCAAGACCGTGGTGTTCACGCGTCGGAACCGCGCCCCATCCGCCTCTCTGACCCCACAAGATTAG
- a CDS encoding di-heme oxidoreductase family protein, whose protein sequence is MLSLLLGMCVQAADVTVPDAGRNAYSHPMPGLSVETRRAHATGNSFFNENWIMAPGSASSRDGLGPYFNARSCSACHPLDGRGSPDSVALLVRMSMLSEGGSQPHPRYGDQIQTLALPGLKPEARIELTWQQVGDLRRPQLHIDDWREGEPDRALALSPRVGNAVFGLGLLEAVAVEEIERRADPEDRDGDGISGRVNRVWDKTSKSLMLGRFGWKANQPTLRQQAADAFLGDIGITSPVNPDEDGPPEIPHGGSPELSELLLQRVTTYLQTLAPPARREVDHPQVKQGERLFQALRCAACHVPELQTAADAHLAELRSKTFHPYTDLLLHDLGEGLADHRPDHEAEGREWRTAPLWGLGLQETVNGHTTLLHDGRARNAHEAILWHGGEATASQEAYQKLSEMEREALLRFLKSL, encoded by the coding sequence ATGCTCAGTCTCCTGCTGGGAATGTGCGTCCAAGCTGCGGATGTGACAGTGCCGGATGCGGGAAGGAATGCCTATTCACATCCCATGCCAGGCTTGTCGGTGGAGACGCGCCGGGCGCATGCCACGGGCAACTCCTTCTTCAACGAAAACTGGATCATGGCCCCGGGAAGCGCATCGTCTCGCGATGGCTTAGGCCCCTATTTCAACGCACGATCCTGCTCAGCCTGTCATCCACTGGATGGCCGTGGCTCTCCTGATTCGGTGGCTTTGTTGGTGCGTATGAGCATGCTTAGTGAGGGAGGCTCTCAACCTCATCCACGGTATGGAGATCAAATTCAGACCCTCGCGTTACCGGGGCTGAAACCGGAAGCCCGAATTGAACTGACCTGGCAGCAGGTCGGTGATCTACGCCGACCTCAACTCCACATCGATGATTGGAGGGAAGGGGAGCCAGACAGGGCGTTGGCGCTCAGTCCGCGTGTGGGTAACGCCGTGTTCGGCCTCGGATTGTTGGAGGCTGTGGCGGTGGAGGAGATCGAGCGTCGTGCAGATCCCGAGGATCGAGATGGGGATGGCATCAGCGGTCGGGTGAATCGAGTTTGGGATAAAACGTCGAAATCTTTGATGTTAGGTCGATTCGGGTGGAAGGCGAATCAGCCCACCCTGCGTCAGCAAGCCGCTGATGCATTTCTCGGCGACATCGGCATCACCAGTCCGGTGAACCCTGACGAAGACGGACCGCCCGAGATCCCGCATGGAGGCAGTCCTGAATTGAGTGAACTCCTGCTGCAACGAGTCACCACCTATTTGCAAACTCTGGCACCCCCCGCTCGACGTGAGGTCGATCACCCTCAAGTGAAGCAGGGCGAACGTCTCTTCCAGGCACTGCGTTGTGCGGCTTGTCACGTGCCTGAACTGCAAACGGCCGCCGATGCCCACTTAGCCGAGTTAAGATCCAAGACCTTTCATCCCTACACCGACCTGCTGCTCCACGATCTGGGGGAAGGGCTGGCGGATCATCGTCCTGACCATGAAGCCGAGGGGCGGGAGTGGCGCACGGCCCCTCTCTGGGGCTTGGGTTTGCAGGAAACCGTGAACGGACACACCACCTTACTTCATGATGGGCGGGCGCGGAATGCGCATGAAGCCATCCTCTGGCATGGGGGTGAAGCGACCGCCAGCCAGGAGGCTTATCAAAAGCTGAGCGAGATGGAGCGCGAAGCCCTGCTGCGTTTCTTGAAGTCGTTGTGA
- the cmr4 gene encoding type III-B CRISPR module RAMP protein Cmr4: protein MTQHPLYLFTRTPLHVGSGDSMGAIDQPIQRERHTRHPIIPGSSIKGVLRDHFDRNPETKASVIELFGRGDEEDKKEPSNGGDKKPKFEAGKISFGEAQLILFPVRSAKGSFALATSVLSLSRLKRDAKLTLTLPAEPADNQCLAGEKLVITRGSEKGVVLEEYRFAVDGAFPAEWETHLSSLLDDAVLQGARGRFVLLSDGDFSHYAENACQVSQHVRINDETGTAADGGLFNEETVPSEALFVSALTEVRQIKNGNPVFDQLRQEQLIQFGGKGTTGLGFCTVKLA, encoded by the coding sequence ATGACCCAGCATCCACTTTACCTCTTCACCCGCACCCCGCTTCACGTCGGCTCTGGCGATAGCATGGGGGCCATCGACCAGCCCATCCAGCGGGAGCGGCATACACGTCATCCCATCATTCCCGGCAGCTCGATCAAAGGGGTTTTGCGTGATCACTTTGATCGCAACCCTGAAACCAAGGCCTCCGTGATCGAACTGTTTGGCAGAGGCGATGAAGAGGACAAAAAGGAACCAAGTAATGGCGGTGATAAGAAGCCTAAGTTTGAAGCGGGCAAGATCTCCTTTGGGGAGGCCCAGCTCATCCTTTTCCCAGTGCGTTCGGCCAAGGGTTCCTTTGCCTTGGCGACCTCCGTGCTCTCGCTGAGCCGCCTGAAGCGGGATGCCAAACTGACCCTTACTCTGCCCGCTGAGCCAGCCGACAATCAATGTCTGGCCGGGGAAAAGCTGGTCATCACGCGCGGCAGTGAAAAAGGCGTCGTTTTGGAGGAATACCGCTTTGCCGTGGATGGGGCGTTTCCAGCGGAGTGGGAGACGCATCTGTCCTCCCTGCTGGATGATGCCGTCCTCCAGGGCGCGCGCGGCCGCTTCGTGCTGCTCTCCGATGGCGACTTCAGCCACTATGCGGAAAATGCCTGCCAGGTCAGCCAGCATGTGCGGATCAATGACGAAACAGGCACGGCGGCAGATGGTGGTCTTTTCAATGAAGAAACCGTGCCCAGCGAAGCCCTCTTTGTCTCGGCACTCACCGAAGTGCGCCAGATCAAAAACGGCAATCCGGTCTTCGACCAACTGCGCCAAGAGCAGCTCATCCAGTTTGGGGGCAAAGGCACCACTGGCCTCGGTTTTTGCACGGTGAAACTGGCCTAA
- a CDS encoding type III-B CRISPR module-associated protein Cmr5, producing MHNQEQIRARNALIFAEKHGEKIRGPQGGEVIKKLPSLILNHGLLATAAYSYTEKEGWQLAFDAIAEHLADKQIGILPSKATTRQAMLTWLTGPEATSESLKLATAESMAWLGFARRFVKKPGSLTEQD from the coding sequence ATGCACAATCAAGAACAGATCCGCGCACGCAATGCCCTGATTTTTGCCGAGAAGCACGGAGAGAAAATTCGCGGCCCCCAGGGCGGTGAGGTCATCAAGAAACTGCCCTCCCTGATTCTCAATCACGGACTGCTGGCCACCGCCGCCTACTCCTACACCGAGAAGGAAGGCTGGCAGCTCGCCTTTGATGCCATCGCAGAACATCTGGCAGACAAGCAGATCGGGATTCTGCCCTCAAAGGCAACGACCCGTCAAGCCATGCTGACCTGGCTCACAGGACCTGAGGCCACCAGCGAGAGCCTGAAGCTGGCCACGGCTGAGTCCATGGCCTGGCTGGGTTTTGCCCGCCGGTTTGTCAAAAAACCCGGAAGTCTAACCGAACAAGACTGA